In a genomic window of Rhododendron vialii isolate Sample 1 chromosome 12a, ASM3025357v1:
- the LOC131311614 gene encoding uncharacterized protein LOC131311614 isoform X1, producing the protein MASITSSPSNSQNSATKPQGFVKDAATGNGLPDALEKKTPSVDPFEDMNSGEYIKRFSKYEADYTRRLMAKYFSDKDIYGGLSVFDFIKITCHLQTTYLMKARQSMARLLRRAGGIVLNHMQTLSSSSKRRASALQLLLQTPRLPSQTGSTQWMMGEVQVRSTLFTRLKPKLVPAEVTVYLLVELSLRGTATFSILLMVSIHGLRRVLHYGIEPTYGVGMFRKLSLMVVLKSSIISSFYMKPF; encoded by the exons ATGGCGTCAATCACCTCTTCTCCCTCTAACTCACAGAATTCCGCTACCAAACCCcag ggttttgtgaaGGATGCTGCCACTGGCAATGGATTACCCGACGCCTTGGAGAAAAAGACTCCCTCAGTCGATCCCTTCGA GGATATGAATAGCGGGGAGTACATCAAAAGGTTCAGCAAATATGAGGCCGACTACACTCGTCGATTGATGGCCAAGTACTTCTCGGATAAGGATATCTATGGGG GATTGTCAGTATTTGACTTTATCAAGATTACTTGTCACTTGCAGACAACATATTTGATGAAAGCAAGACAATCGATGGCGAGACTATTAAGGCGAGCAG GTGGCATTGTGCTCAATCATATGCAGACCCTGTCCAGTTCCTCAAAGAGAAGAGCATCTGCACTTCAATTACTACTGCAGACACCCCGACTACCATCACAAACGGGAAGCACCCAATGGATGATGGGTGAAGTACAAGTACGGAGTACCTTATTTACTCGGTTGAAACCGAAGTTGGTCCCTGCCGAGGTTACAGT GTACCTACTTGTTGAGCTATCTCTTCGGGGAACTGCCACGTTTTCCATTCTACTGATGGTGTCTATTCATGGGCTTCGTAGGGTTCTACACTATGGTATTGAACCAACCTATGGTGTTGGAATGTTTCGTAAACTTTCTTTAATGGTGGTTCTAAAGTCCTCCATCATCTCATCTTTTTATATGAAACCCTTTTGA
- the LOC131311614 gene encoding uncharacterized protein LOC131311614 isoform X4, with protein MASITSSPSNSQNSATKPQDAATGNGLPDALEKKTPSVDPFEDMNSGEYIKRFSKYEADYTRRLMAKYFSDKDIYGGLSVFDFIKITCHLQTTYLMKARQSMARLLRRAGGIVLNHMQTLSSSSKRRASALQLLLQTPRLPSQTGSTQWMMGEVQVRSTLFTRLKPKLVPAEVTVRVRLADSLFDNCLLWRLRSLALASFSSVAAIEFEFSELLLWDDVFGERS; from the exons ATGGCGTCAATCACCTCTTCTCCCTCTAACTCACAGAATTCCGCTACCAAACCCcag GATGCTGCCACTGGCAATGGATTACCCGACGCCTTGGAGAAAAAGACTCCCTCAGTCGATCCCTTCGA GGATATGAATAGCGGGGAGTACATCAAAAGGTTCAGCAAATATGAGGCCGACTACACTCGTCGATTGATGGCCAAGTACTTCTCGGATAAGGATATCTATGGGG GATTGTCAGTATTTGACTTTATCAAGATTACTTGTCACTTGCAGACAACATATTTGATGAAAGCAAGACAATCGATGGCGAGACTATTAAGGCGAGCAG GTGGCATTGTGCTCAATCATATGCAGACCCTGTCCAGTTCCTCAAAGAGAAGAGCATCTGCACTTCAATTACTACTGCAGACACCCCGACTACCATCACAAACGGGAAGCACCCAATGGATGATGGGTGAAGTACAAGTACGGAGTACCTTATTTACTCGGTTGAAACCGAAGTTGGTCCCTGCCGAGGTTACAGT CCGAGTCCGCCTTGCTGATTCTCTGTTTGATAACTGCCTTCTGTGGCGCCTCAGATCACTGGCACTGGCTTCCTTCTCCTCTGTTGCAGCCATAGAATTTGAGTTCAGTGAGTTGTTGCTGTGGGATGATGTGTTTGGAGAGAGGTCATGA
- the LOC131311614 gene encoding uncharacterized protein LOC131311614 isoform X5 → MASITSSPSNSQNSATKPQGFVKDAATGNGLPDALEKKTPSVDPFEDMNSGEYIKRFSKYEADYTRRLMAKYFSDKDIYGGLSVFDFIKITCHLQTTYLMKARQSMARLLRRAGGIVLNHMQTLSSSSKRRASALQLLLQTPRLPSQTGSTQWMMGEVQVRSTLFTRLKPKLVPAEVTVYLLVELSLRGTATFSILLMVSIHGLRRVLHYE, encoded by the exons ATGGCGTCAATCACCTCTTCTCCCTCTAACTCACAGAATTCCGCTACCAAACCCcag ggttttgtgaaGGATGCTGCCACTGGCAATGGATTACCCGACGCCTTGGAGAAAAAGACTCCCTCAGTCGATCCCTTCGA GGATATGAATAGCGGGGAGTACATCAAAAGGTTCAGCAAATATGAGGCCGACTACACTCGTCGATTGATGGCCAAGTACTTCTCGGATAAGGATATCTATGGGG GATTGTCAGTATTTGACTTTATCAAGATTACTTGTCACTTGCAGACAACATATTTGATGAAAGCAAGACAATCGATGGCGAGACTATTAAGGCGAGCAG GTGGCATTGTGCTCAATCATATGCAGACCCTGTCCAGTTCCTCAAAGAGAAGAGCATCTGCACTTCAATTACTACTGCAGACACCCCGACTACCATCACAAACGGGAAGCACCCAATGGATGATGGGTGAAGTACAAGTACGGAGTACCTTATTTACTCGGTTGAAACCGAAGTTGGTCCCTGCCGAGGTTACAGT GTACCTACTTGTTGAGCTATCTCTTCGGGGAACTGCCACGTTTTCCATTCTACTGATGGTGTCTATTCATGGGCTTCGTAGGGTTCTACACTATG AGTAA
- the LOC131311614 gene encoding uncharacterized protein LOC131311614 isoform X3, with protein sequence MASITSSPSNSQNSATKPQGFVKDAATGNGLPDALEKKTPSVDPFEDMNSGEYIKRFSKYEADYTRRLMAKYFSDKDIYGGLSVFDFIKITCHLQTTYLMKARQSMARLLRRAGGIVLNHMQTLSSSSKRRASALQLLLQTPRLPSQTGSTQWMMGEVQVRSTLFTRLKPKLVPAEVTVRVRLADSLFDNCLLWRLRSLALASFSSVAAIEFEFSELLLWDDVFGERS encoded by the exons ATGGCGTCAATCACCTCTTCTCCCTCTAACTCACAGAATTCCGCTACCAAACCCcag ggttttgtgaaGGATGCTGCCACTGGCAATGGATTACCCGACGCCTTGGAGAAAAAGACTCCCTCAGTCGATCCCTTCGA GGATATGAATAGCGGGGAGTACATCAAAAGGTTCAGCAAATATGAGGCCGACTACACTCGTCGATTGATGGCCAAGTACTTCTCGGATAAGGATATCTATGGGG GATTGTCAGTATTTGACTTTATCAAGATTACTTGTCACTTGCAGACAACATATTTGATGAAAGCAAGACAATCGATGGCGAGACTATTAAGGCGAGCAG GTGGCATTGTGCTCAATCATATGCAGACCCTGTCCAGTTCCTCAAAGAGAAGAGCATCTGCACTTCAATTACTACTGCAGACACCCCGACTACCATCACAAACGGGAAGCACCCAATGGATGATGGGTGAAGTACAAGTACGGAGTACCTTATTTACTCGGTTGAAACCGAAGTTGGTCCCTGCCGAGGTTACAGT CCGAGTCCGCCTTGCTGATTCTCTGTTTGATAACTGCCTTCTGTGGCGCCTCAGATCACTGGCACTGGCTTCCTTCTCCTCTGTTGCAGCCATAGAATTTGAGTTCAGTGAGTTGTTGCTGTGGGATGATGTGTTTGGAGAGAGGTCATGA
- the LOC131311614 gene encoding uncharacterized protein LOC131311614 isoform X9, with amino-acid sequence MASITSSPSNSQNSATKPQDAATGNGLPDALEKKTPSVDPFEDMNSGEYIKRFSKYEADYTRRLMAKYFSDKDIYGDNIFDESKTIDGETIKASRWHCAQSYADPVQFLKEKSICTSITTADTPTTITNGKHPMDDG; translated from the exons ATGGCGTCAATCACCTCTTCTCCCTCTAACTCACAGAATTCCGCTACCAAACCCcag GATGCTGCCACTGGCAATGGATTACCCGACGCCTTGGAGAAAAAGACTCCCTCAGTCGATCCCTTCGA GGATATGAATAGCGGGGAGTACATCAAAAGGTTCAGCAAATATGAGGCCGACTACACTCGTCGATTGATGGCCAAGTACTTCTCGGATAAGGATATCTATGGGG ACAACATATTTGATGAAAGCAAGACAATCGATGGCGAGACTATTAAGGCGAGCAG GTGGCATTGTGCTCAATCATATGCAGACCCTGTCCAGTTCCTCAAAGAGAAGAGCATCTGCACTTCAATTACTACTGCAGACACCCCGACTACCATCACAAACGGGAAGCACCCAATGGATGATGGGTGA
- the LOC131311614 gene encoding uncharacterized protein LOC131311614 isoform X6: MASITSSPSNSQNSATKPQGFVKDAATGNGLPDALEKKTPSVDPFEDMNSGEYIKRFSKYEADYTRRLMAKYFSDKDIYGGLSVFDFIKITCHLQTTYLMKARQSMARLLRRAGGIVLNHMQTLSSSSKRRASALQLLLQTPRLPSQTGSTQWMMGEVQVRSTLFTRLKPKLVPAEVTVSLALASFSSVAAIEFEFSELLLWDDVFGERS, encoded by the exons ATGGCGTCAATCACCTCTTCTCCCTCTAACTCACAGAATTCCGCTACCAAACCCcag ggttttgtgaaGGATGCTGCCACTGGCAATGGATTACCCGACGCCTTGGAGAAAAAGACTCCCTCAGTCGATCCCTTCGA GGATATGAATAGCGGGGAGTACATCAAAAGGTTCAGCAAATATGAGGCCGACTACACTCGTCGATTGATGGCCAAGTACTTCTCGGATAAGGATATCTATGGGG GATTGTCAGTATTTGACTTTATCAAGATTACTTGTCACTTGCAGACAACATATTTGATGAAAGCAAGACAATCGATGGCGAGACTATTAAGGCGAGCAG GTGGCATTGTGCTCAATCATATGCAGACCCTGTCCAGTTCCTCAAAGAGAAGAGCATCTGCACTTCAATTACTACTGCAGACACCCCGACTACCATCACAAACGGGAAGCACCCAATGGATGATGGGTGAAGTACAAGTACGGAGTACCTTATTTACTCGGTTGAAACCGAAGTTGGTCCCTGCCGAGGTTACAGT ATCACTGGCACTGGCTTCCTTCTCCTCTGTTGCAGCCATAGAATTTGAGTTCAGTGAGTTGTTGCTGTGGGATGATGTGTTTGGAGAGAGGTCATGA
- the LOC131311322 gene encoding E3 ubiquitin-protein ligase CIP8, with product MAEVTFLHPHDGDGDDSDLIDFFAPVPYYQDFSDTFAPFHPDPFDFNPDAIPAVDLFDRENQVNFVMDLFHQRVEQSGVVSPDPGPTRLELDLGLGFDDDCDEGDFGFRVGVRVGSDSEEDDENEFLGMGLNLEDNNDNNNGCDDDISLQLCWDSFQLEDNNRDGVEDFEWEEVDARVDEREVLSMFDVDEELDVSPVPSVMIPNQDEEEEMGVELAGAMRGNNLEWEVLLDVHNLEAHLSLEHDGVENLEYLGDHDAVEYEMLFGQFAENENSMIGRPPASKTVVENLESVVVTKEDVESDNSLCAVCKDGMTVGEKAKQLPCSHRYHGDCIVPWLGIRNTCPVCRYELPTDDPDYERRKRTQRAGRSH from the coding sequence atGGCGGAGGTTACTTTCCTTCACCCTCACGACGGCGACGGCGACGACAGCGACCTCATCGATTTTTTTGCCCCCGTCCCCTACTACCAGGACTTCTCCGACACCTTCGCTCCCTTCCACCCCGATCCCTTCGATTTCAACCCAGATGCAATCCCCGCAGTCGATCTCTTCGATCGCGAAAACCAGGTCAACTTCGTCATGGACCTGTTCCACCAGCGCGTCGAGCAATCGGGTGTGGTCTCTCCCGATCCGGGTCCGACCCGTTTGGAgctagatctagggttagggtttgatgATGATTGTGATGAGGGGGATTTTGGATTTAGGGTTGGGGTTAGGGTTGGGTCTGATTCAGAAGAGGATGATGAGAATGAGTTTCTTGGGATGGGATTGAATTTAGAGGATAACAATGATAATAATAATGGGTGTGATGATGATATTAGTCTGCAGCTATGTTGGGATTCTTTCCAGTTAGAAGATAATAATAGAGATGGGGTTGAGGATTTTGAGTGGGAAGAAGTGGATGCTAGGGTTGATGAGAGAGAGGTGTTGAGCATGTTTGATGTGGATGAGGAATTGGATGTTTCACCGGTGCCGAGTGTGATGATTCCAAAtcaagatgaagaagaagaaatgggtGTGGAGTTGGCGGGTGCGATGAGGGGTAATAATTTGGAGTGGGAGGTTTTGTTGGATGTTCACAATTTGGAAGCCCATTTGAGTTTAGAACATGATGGTGTTGAGAATCTTGAATATTTGGGAGATCACGACGCTGTGGAGTACGAGATGTTGTTTGGCCAATTCGCGGAGAACGAGAACTCGATGATTGGGAGGCCTCCTGCTTCGAAAACGGTCGTTGAGAATCTTGAATCCGTGGTTGTGACGAAGGAGGACGTGGAAAGTGATAATTCACTTTGCGCGGTTTGTAAGGATGGGATGACTGTTGGGGAGAAAGCAAAGCAGTTGCCTTGTTCGCACCGGTACCATGGGGACTGCATTGTTCCGTGGTTGGGGATTAGGAATACGTGCCCTGTCTGTCGCTATGAGTTGCCAACGGATGATCCTGATTatgagaggaggaagaggaccCAAAGAGCTGGCCGCAGTCATTGA
- the LOC131311614 gene encoding uncharacterized protein LOC131311614 isoform X7, whose protein sequence is MNSGEYIKRFSKYEADYTRRLMAKYFSDKDIYGGLSVFDFIKITCHLQTTYLMKARQSMARLLRRAGGIVLNHMQTLSSSSKRRASALQLLLQTPRLPSQTGSTQWMMGEVQVRSTLFTRLKPKLVPAEVTVYLLVELSLRGTATFSILLMVSIHGLRRVLHYGIEPTYGVGMFRKLSLMVVLKSSIISSFYMKPF, encoded by the exons ATGAATAGCGGGGAGTACATCAAAAGGTTCAGCAAATATGAGGCCGACTACACTCGTCGATTGATGGCCAAGTACTTCTCGGATAAGGATATCTATGGGG GATTGTCAGTATTTGACTTTATCAAGATTACTTGTCACTTGCAGACAACATATTTGATGAAAGCAAGACAATCGATGGCGAGACTATTAAGGCGAGCAG GTGGCATTGTGCTCAATCATATGCAGACCCTGTCCAGTTCCTCAAAGAGAAGAGCATCTGCACTTCAATTACTACTGCAGACACCCCGACTACCATCACAAACGGGAAGCACCCAATGGATGATGGGTGAAGTACAAGTACGGAGTACCTTATTTACTCGGTTGAAACCGAAGTTGGTCCCTGCCGAGGTTACAGT GTACCTACTTGTTGAGCTATCTCTTCGGGGAACTGCCACGTTTTCCATTCTACTGATGGTGTCTATTCATGGGCTTCGTAGGGTTCTACACTATGGTATTGAACCAACCTATGGTGTTGGAATGTTTCGTAAACTTTCTTTAATGGTGGTTCTAAAGTCCTCCATCATCTCATCTTTTTATATGAAACCCTTTTGA
- the LOC131311614 gene encoding uncharacterized protein LOC131311614 isoform X8 translates to MASITSSPSNSQNSATKPQGFVKDAATGNGLPDALEKKTPSVDPFEDMNSGEYIKRFSKYEADYTRRLMAKYFSDKDIYGDNIFDESKTIDGETIKASRWHCAQSYADPVQFLKEKSICTSITTADTPTTITNGKHPMDDG, encoded by the exons ATGGCGTCAATCACCTCTTCTCCCTCTAACTCACAGAATTCCGCTACCAAACCCcag ggttttgtgaaGGATGCTGCCACTGGCAATGGATTACCCGACGCCTTGGAGAAAAAGACTCCCTCAGTCGATCCCTTCGA GGATATGAATAGCGGGGAGTACATCAAAAGGTTCAGCAAATATGAGGCCGACTACACTCGTCGATTGATGGCCAAGTACTTCTCGGATAAGGATATCTATGGGG ACAACATATTTGATGAAAGCAAGACAATCGATGGCGAGACTATTAAGGCGAGCAG GTGGCATTGTGCTCAATCATATGCAGACCCTGTCCAGTTCCTCAAAGAGAAGAGCATCTGCACTTCAATTACTACTGCAGACACCCCGACTACCATCACAAACGGGAAGCACCCAATGGATGATGGGTGA
- the LOC131311614 gene encoding uncharacterized protein LOC131311614 isoform X2, whose protein sequence is MASITSSPSNSQNSATKPQDAATGNGLPDALEKKTPSVDPFEDMNSGEYIKRFSKYEADYTRRLMAKYFSDKDIYGGLSVFDFIKITCHLQTTYLMKARQSMARLLRRAGGIVLNHMQTLSSSSKRRASALQLLLQTPRLPSQTGSTQWMMGEVQVRSTLFTRLKPKLVPAEVTVYLLVELSLRGTATFSILLMVSIHGLRRVLHYGIEPTYGVGMFRKLSLMVVLKSSIISSFYMKPF, encoded by the exons ATGGCGTCAATCACCTCTTCTCCCTCTAACTCACAGAATTCCGCTACCAAACCCcag GATGCTGCCACTGGCAATGGATTACCCGACGCCTTGGAGAAAAAGACTCCCTCAGTCGATCCCTTCGA GGATATGAATAGCGGGGAGTACATCAAAAGGTTCAGCAAATATGAGGCCGACTACACTCGTCGATTGATGGCCAAGTACTTCTCGGATAAGGATATCTATGGGG GATTGTCAGTATTTGACTTTATCAAGATTACTTGTCACTTGCAGACAACATATTTGATGAAAGCAAGACAATCGATGGCGAGACTATTAAGGCGAGCAG GTGGCATTGTGCTCAATCATATGCAGACCCTGTCCAGTTCCTCAAAGAGAAGAGCATCTGCACTTCAATTACTACTGCAGACACCCCGACTACCATCACAAACGGGAAGCACCCAATGGATGATGGGTGAAGTACAAGTACGGAGTACCTTATTTACTCGGTTGAAACCGAAGTTGGTCCCTGCCGAGGTTACAGT GTACCTACTTGTTGAGCTATCTCTTCGGGGAACTGCCACGTTTTCCATTCTACTGATGGTGTCTATTCATGGGCTTCGTAGGGTTCTACACTATGGTATTGAACCAACCTATGGTGTTGGAATGTTTCGTAAACTTTCTTTAATGGTGGTTCTAAAGTCCTCCATCATCTCATCTTTTTATATGAAACCCTTTTGA
- the LOC131311627 gene encoding protein ENHANCER OF LHP1 1, with protein MKIRSIKLREAHKNSNGNGSFCSILWDLQAQHIVTSSSSDPSICIHDPLLLSSAPRILRNHRDGVTSLALSPNSTCLASGSVDHSVKLYKFPGGEFQTNITRFTLPIRVLGFNKSGSMLAAAGDDEGIKLINTIDGSIARVLKGHRGSVTGLGFDPKSEYLASLDSAGTVIVWELQSGRALHTLKGIAPDTGLDFSLMNIVCWSPDGEMLAVPGLKNDVVMYDRDTAEKLFSLRGDHVQRICFLSWSPNGKYMATSGLDRQVLIWDVDQRVDIDRQKFDDVICCMAWKPTGNALAVIDAMGKYGIWDSAVPSSMKSPTEGIPDLQSKNSNGLLFFDEEEEEEPNISGSLSDLGEDSHGESQPTSRKRLRKQSFSDVDEGTSDELNLLPKDASRKRPSHNHKERIKKRKDVQMSTTTSVGSKLQEAFQPGCTPTQPGKRRFLCYNMLGSITTIEHDGYSHIEIDFHDTGRGPRVPAMTDYFGFTMAALNENGSVFANPCKGEKSMSTLMYRPFSSWANNSEWSMRFEDEEVEVVALGTAWVAAVTSLNFLRIFTEGGLQRNVLSLDGPVVTAVGFGDELAVVTHASPSLPSNDQMLEFRVFNIRHGTQPIRGRLPVTPGSYLTWFGFSEEGKICTFDSKGVLRVFTDQYGGSWLPLFSSTKVRKPEENHWVVGLNASKLFCVVCKSPDTFPQVIPKPVLNLMDLSFPLASSDLGADNLENEFILHNLHLSQINKTIEEMMSTGQDTTSLDDEAFKMEASLDRCIFKLIASCCNGDKLVRATELVKLLSFEKSVKGAIELAKNLKLPNLAERFTTIQEERLLNESKAATAFPVTNLGSDTSHKSDFAIRKSISPLESSYDSKPAIPSPSQKLTSPPFMKKGISEAVAKAGKAKVKQGQTANLENVGEVKNDVQLKNAGEVKNVEVKKTGEENKLQTCPSNSFAKSSDVQLQNAGEVKNGEVKKTGEAKNPFAKSSNKQEKSSLFDSLKKKNVK; from the exons ATGAAGATCAGATCGATCAAGCTCCGAGAAGCTCACAAGAACAGCAACGGCAACGGCTCCTTCTGCTCGATCCTCTGGGACCTCCAGGCCCAGCACATCGTCACCTCGTCTTCTTCGGACCCCTCGATCTGCATCCACGATCCCCTCTTGCTTTCCAGCGCGCCCAGGATTCTCCGCAACCACCGCGACGGCGTCACCTCCTTGGCTCTCAGCCCCAACTCCACCTGCCTCGCCTCCGGATCCGTCGACCACTCCGTCAAGCTCTACAAGTTTCCAG GGGGAGAGTTCCAGACCAATATAACCAGATTCACATTGCCAATTCGTGTCCTTGGTTTTAATAAATCTGGTAGCATGTTGGCAGCTGCTGGTGATGATGAGGGCATTAAACTTATCAATACCATTGATGGTTCCATTGCCAGGGTCTTGAAAGGACATAGAGGTTCTGTTACAGGTTTAGGTTTTGATCCTAAAAGCGAATACTTGGCTTCACTCGATTCAGCTGGGACTGTAATAGTTTGGGAACTTCAGTCTGGAAGAGCATTACACACTCTCAAAGGCATAGCTCCAGACACTGGTTTGGATTTCTCTCTCATGAATATAGTTTGCTGGAGTCCAGATGGGGAGATGCTAGCTGTCCCCGGTCTGAAAAATGATGTAGTGATGTATGATAGAGACACAGCTGAAAAGCTTTTTTCCTTGAGAGGTGATCACGTGCAACGCATTTGTTTCTTGTCTTGGTCGCCCAATGGGAAATATATGGCCACTTCTGGTTTGGACAGGCAGGTCTTGATCTGGGATGTGGATCAGAGGGTGGACATTGACAGGCAGAAATTTGATGATGTAATATGCTGTATGGCCTGGAAACCAACTGGAAATGCATTGGCTGTTATTGATGCAATGGGAAAATATGGTATTTGGGATTCGGCTGTTCCGTCTTCAATGAAATCTCCAACAGAGGGTATTCCTGATTTGCAATCAAAGAACAGTAATGGCCTCCTCTTTTTTgatgaagaggaggaggaggaacccAATATATCTGGTAGTTTAAGTGATCTTGGTGAAGATAGCCATGGTGAATCTCAACCAACAAGCAGAAAAAGATTGAGAAAGCAGTCTTTTTCTGATGTTGATGAAGGGACTAGTGATGAGTTGAACTTGCTTCCAAAGGATGCATCCCGGAAAAGGCCCTCTCATAATCATAAGGAAAGAATCAAAAAGAGAAAGGATGTACAAATGAGTACAACCACGTCAGTAGGGTCAAAGTTGCAGGAGGCTTTTCAACCAGGCTGTACTCCTACACAGCCAGGAAAAAGACGCTTTCTTTGTTACAATATGCTTGGAAGTATAACCACAATTGAACACGATGGATACTCCCATATAGAG ATTGATTTTCATGACACGGGAAGAGGCCCGCGAGTTCCCGCAATGACTGATTACTTTGGTTTTACAATGGCTGCACTAAATGAAAATGGGAGTGTGTTTGCAAATCCATGCAAGGGTGAAAAGAGCATGAGTACTCTCATGTATCGTCCCTTCAGCAGCTGGGCAAATAACAGCGAg TGGTCTATGCGCTTTGAAGACGAAGAAGTTGAGGTTGTGGCACTTGGCACTGCTTGGGTAGCTGCTGTTACAAGTCTTAATTTTCTCCGCATCTTTACTGAGGGTGGCTTGCAG AGAAATGTTCTCTCTCTTGACGGGCCAGTGGTGACTGCAGTAGGTTTTGGGGATGAACTAGCAGTTGTTACACATGCTTCTCCTTCACTTCCATCAAATGACCAG ATGCTGGAATTTAGAGTTTTCAACATTCGTCACGGGACTCAACCCATCAGAGGACGACTTCCAGTGACCCCTGGCTCATATCTGACATGGTTTGGTTTCAGCGAAGAAGGCAAAATATGCACTTTTGATTCTAAG GGTGTGCTTAGAGTGTTTACTGATCAATATGGAGGCAGCTGGCTCCCATTATTCAG TTCTACGAAAGTAAGGAAGCCAGAGGAAAACCATTGGGTCGTTGGATTGAATGCAAGCAAGTTGTTTTGTGTTGTTTGCAAATCTCCTGATACGTTCCCACAG GTCATCCCCAAACCAGTTCTCAATTTAATGGATCTTTCATTTCCTCTCGCGTCTTCTGACCTGGGAGCAGATAACCTTGAGAATGAGTTTATTTTACACAACCTGCATCTCTCCCAG ATTAACAAAACAATCGAAGAGATGATGTCCACCGGTCAGGACACAACTTCTCTTGATGATGAAGCTTTCAAAATGGAAGCCTCTCTTGATAGATGCATCTTCAAGCTTATTGCATCCTGCTGCAATG GTGATAAGCTTGTAAGGGCTACCGAACTTGTGAAACTTCTGTCATTTGAAAAATCTGTCAAAGGAGCAATCGAGCTTGCAAAGAATCTAAAGCTTCCAAATTTGGCCGAGCGTTTCACCACCATACAGGAG GAAAGGTTGCTAAATGAAAGCAAAGCAGCTACAGCCTTCCCAGTCACAAATTTGGGTTCTGATACTTCACACAAATCTGATTTTGCGATCCGCAAATCCATCTCCCCACTGGAAAGCAGTTACGATTCAAAACCTGCTATTCCATCACCATCACAAAAGTTGACTTCACCTCCATTTATGAAAAAAGGGATATCAGAAGCAGTAGCTAAAGCTGGGAAGGCCAAAGTAAAGCAGGGGCAAACTGCGAATTTGGAAAACGTAGGAGAGGTAAAGAATGATGTTCAGTTGAAGAATGCGGGTGAGGTGAAGAATGTTGAGGTTAAGAAGACAGGGGAGGAGAACAAGTTGCAAACGTGCCCGTCTAATTCTTTTGCCAAGTCATCTGATGTTCAGTTGCAAAATGCGGGTGAGGTGAAGAATGGTGAGGTTAAGAAGACAGGTGAGGCGAAAAATCCTTTTGCCAAGTCATCAAACAAGCAAGAAAAATCTTCTTTATTTGATTCtctaaagaagaagaatgtaaAATGA